A window of Centropristis striata isolate RG_2023a ecotype Rhode Island chromosome 13, C.striata_1.0, whole genome shotgun sequence genomic DNA:
tttgctTACCTCCACATCTAATACTTTACCTAAAGTAGGCTAAATTTATTAACTTATCTACTTAAGTTATTAATGTATCACTAATGTGAAAAAACATTATACTGTACTGACTTGATCTGGCCAGTATTTACAGTAATAGTTTTATTTGTGTCTAATTTACTGTAATCCAAAAATGTTACTTTATTGTCCATGATTTTCAACCTTTTGTACTTACAGTGCCACCCTAAAAGAATGGAAACTAAATTACCTTGTCACATCCTTGCATTTATTGacagatgtttttctttcaccCAATGGATCCAACAAAAGTGCTCTTCTCTCAGCTGGTAAGATCACCTACATATGGAGTTAAAATTGATAATTGAGTTTCCGGTCTAGCAGCCATGAGGTAGGCAGCATACTAACGGAGCTCCCCGATCATTAAGGAAAACGCCTTAATTATTTTGAGAGATTGTTTTATGTTAGCATAACAAGTTAAAGAGGCGTTTACAATATGcccaaaccaaaaccaaaaaacgTTTCACAGACGAAAGAAAGAGCACAAGCGGCCGAGGAAGAGTCAGCCGAGGACGACTCAGCTAGCCAACCGGACACGAGGGAGCTACAGGTGGATGCAGAGATGGTTAGCCTGCAGACAATACTGCTCGAGCTGAGAGAGTTTCGGCGTGAAAACGTAGAAACTCTCCGAGACATACGAGAGGACATTAAGCAAACTAACAGCAGAATTGATGAAGTCGAAATGCGAACTTCAGAGACAGAGGAAAGAGTGCTGGGGCTGGAGGAGGCTACTAGGGAGCTGCTGAAGCTACAGGCTAAGATGGAAGATAAGCTAACGGATCAGGAGGGACGAGCAAGACGGGAGAACATAAGAATTCATGGCATAGAGGAAGGGTCGGAGAACAACTCCACGTCGATGATATCATTCGTGGAAAAGCTGCTGAATGAGAAACTGGAGCTGCCCCCCACCAGCGACCTGAAGATTGAGCGTGCCCACCGCGCACTGGGACCGAGACCCCCGGCCGATGCTCCCCCGAGATCCATAGTGGTCAAGTTCTCCAGCGgcaaaactaaagaagaaatactGAAACTGGTATGGCaaaaaaaggggtttctgtATCAGGGCAGAAGAATTTTTGTGGATCACGATTATGCTCCAGAGACCCTTAAGAAGCGCCGGGAATACACCGAGGCAAAGAAGGTGCTGCGGGAGAATAATATACGGTTCCAGACACCTTTTCCAGCCAGAATGAGGGTATTTTACGAGGGAGAGACATGCTTGTACAACTCTGCTGAGGAGGCTACGAAGGACATGGTGAAGAGAGGTTTGTCCGTGACGGTGTTTAAACCACCGCCGAGCTTTGCTGACAAAGTGAAAAACCTGATGTGGCGCAAAACCCGGTCCCCGaaaggagcagagcagcagccggAGACTCCGCGGGATGGGTTTAAAGGGAGATTGGACGTTTTCAGAAGATCTAACCGCTGAACTTATTAATGAGTCGGCGCGGACTTTCCACGGTAAGGAGGCATAGTAGTAGATGTGGAAcacataattaataaataactgcCATAGGAGGCGTTTTGGTTAGGTTAATGACATTAATAATATTACATGTATGATCGGGGATGATCCGGCTATGTTTAAAGCATGGATCATTTTGGAAACTTAAAGGAGGGCCCTCCACAGCGGGAGACGAATGGAGGCTTTCCCTCCGAGCCGGCAAAACATCTCGGCTCCTTCAGGGTCACAAAGGAGACCTCACAACAGGAAGTTCAACCTGAGAAAATGACGAAATGtattaggtttatgtttatCTGGGACTGTTCTAGTTATGTTCCcttttgtgttcatgtttttatggcttttgagtggaggagggggggtaaGATTAAAGAtgatacctttttttatttgtaatggaaAGCGGAAAAGTTTCTCTTAGGTTAGCTTCTTACAATGTAAAGGGTGTACTAAACCCggtaaaaagaagtaaaattctgggcaaaatgaaaaaagacaaggtAGATATAATATTCCTGCAAGAGACCCATTTAAGCAATTCTGAGCATGCTAAACTAAAAAGGCAGGGATTTAACCAGGTATTTTCATCGTCTTATAAAACAGGACACAGAAGGGGTGTGGCAACACTGATTTCCAAAAGAGTAATTTTTGAAAAGATATCAGAAATCATGGACAAAGAAGGAAGGTTTAATATGGTTGTCGGAAAATTAGAAGGATCAGAAGTCACTCTCTTAAATGTATATGCACCCCCAGGTGCAACGTGGGGATTCTATAGACACATCTTTGATCTAATGATTACTAAAGCCCAAGGAATGGTGATTTGTGGTGGTGACTTTAACCTGAGACTGAACCCAGAGTGGGATGTGTCAAGACTCTCGCAGACTCAGACTAACGCGGTGGGCAAAAAGGTGAGAAAGATGATAAGAGAAATGGGCATTTGTGACGTATGGAGGGAGTTCAACTCTACAACCAGGGACTACACCTTTTATTCCCCGCCTCATAAAACTTACTCGagaattgattatttttttatgtacagtaaAGATATCGGTTTTGTAAGGTCTTGTAAAATTGGAATAATGGACTTGTCAGACCACAGCCCGGTATACCtagatttaaattttaaaaataacaaaaatactttttcctggagacttaatttaaatgtacttaaaggaaaaatgaaggaagagcTTAAAAAGGAAATTCAGTTATACCTGTCAGAAAATGATAATGGGTAAGTCTCCCCATGTATGGTATGGGATGCAGGCAAGGCTGTCTTGAGAGGGAAAATCATTGCGAAATTGGCTCTACAAAAGAGGCTCAGACAGGAAAAATTGGATAAACTAGAAAAAGAGTTAGAAAATttggaaaaaagacataaaaaagatgcCCAATTGGACATTACttgtaaaattaaggaaattaaaaaacagataaaagaaatTTACGAGGTTGACATTCAGAAGAGGCTAACCTTTTTGAAACAGAGGTATTATGAAGTAGGTAGTAAATCAGCTAAAATTCTGGCTtataaattaagaaaacaacaagCAGAGAGGGTAGTATATAAAATCAAAGATCCAATCACCAAACGATTGAAATTTGACTTTCAGGACATTCATGgttgttttgaaaaatattacaaaaacctATATGCCCGGATGGCCAGTAAGGGGGATAAGTCTCCTGAATCTCTGCTTGAGTCACTTAATCTTCCTACAATTACAGAAGACCAGAATAAAGTCTTAGTGGCCAATGTGACTATAGAAGAACTCCAAAAGGCAATCTCCAAACTCAAACCTAATAAGTCCCCAGGTTCCGATGGGTTTACAGCAGAGTGGTATAAGACTTTCAACGATTCTTTATCACCATTGTTACTGAGAACATTCAATTGGGTCCTTAAAAAAGGGGAGACTCCCCCATCTTGGAGGGAAGCTATCATAACTGTAATACCGAAAGATGGTAAAGATAAGACAGATTGCTCTAATTACCGCCCAATTAGTTTGTTGAACCAGGATTATAAACTCTTCACATCAATTCTAGCAAAACGCTTAGAAATTATACTTCCAGATATTATACAGTTGGATCAAACAGGGTTCATAAGACAGAGGCAAACACAGGACAACGTTAGGAGGACACTACATGTAATTAACcatataaacaaatacaatttaGAGGCTGTCCTGTTAGGGTTAGATGCAGAGAAGGCATTTGACTCCGTCGATTggtcttttttatataaaactctAGAGAGGTTTCAGTTCCATGATGATtttgtgaaaataataaaatctttaTATTATAAACCAACAGCTAAAATTCGAATTAATGGAGGTTTATCAAATAATTTTGAGCTAGAAAGAGGATGTCGACAGGGTTGCCCGGTGTCCCCGCTCCTTTTCGCCATCTTTATAGAGCCTTTGAGTCAGTGGATAAGGCAAAATGAGAAGATAAAAGGGTTCATGGTGTCTCAAGAAGAACACAAAATTGCCCTGTTCGCCGATGATATTTTGGTATACTTGGGGCACCCATCCACTTCCTTTCCAGAATTGCTCATAACCTTACGGGAATATGGTTTATTATCAGGTTATAAACTAAACACCCACAAATCTCaaattttgacatttaattATTCTCCTAGTCAACTTATCAGAGAAGAATTTAAAGTCAATTGGGATTCAAAGTCAATTAAATATCTAGGTGTGAATATTCCAAAAAATTTGAACATGATTATATCAGAGAATTATGACCCCCTATTTTCCAATATTAAATCTGATCTGACTAGGTGGAATCTTGTTCCCTTCTTAGGATTAGGGCAGAGGGTGGAAGCAATAAAAATGAACTTGTTGCCCAGATTACTATATTTGTTCCAAAACATTCCAGCAGAAATTCCAATGGGGAAATTTCAGGAATTAGACAAATTAATATCACGATTCATTTGGCAGGGGAAGAGGCCAAGAATTCGTTACAAGACTCTTCAACTAGCAAAAGACAAAGGGGGCCTCACTCCCGAATATCAAAAATTATTACCAAGCTGTGCAGATAAAAATTTTGGTTAGCATTTGCAATCCTGCCTATAAAGCAAAGTGGAAAGACATAGAATGTCAGATATCTAGTGATATTCCATTACAAGCAATTATAGGGGATAGTGGGTTGATTACTTATCTAAAAGACATAAACCAATGGATTAAAATGTCAATTAGGATTTGGCATAGGATAGTCAATGCAAACAAGTCCAAAGAACCATACTGGATCTTAAGATGGATAGGATACGACTCAGATTTCTTACCAAACAGGATGGATGTTAGGTTTAAACAGTGggccgataaagggttaataacacACAGTGACCTTTTTGAGGGGGGCACACTTcaacaattcaattcaacttaaAACTTGATTTGGTTTAACCAAACAagatttttatagatttttgcAACTTCGACATTACCtggagaaaataatgaaaaaggaagaattgcaacaaaataatttgGGCAtagtgaaaatatttttactgaGCTACAGGTCAAATCCTGGACGTGGCAACATATCAAGGATATATAAGGTGCTGCAAGAGCTAGAAGGGGAGGATACTGCATATATAAAGGAGAAATGGGAGAAGGAGAGTAACATCACAATGCAGATGGAAACAtgggaaaaaataatattacaacAGTGGAGGAGTACATCTTCTCTGTCTTGGAGAGAATTTGGGTGGAAAAATGTAGTTAGGTTTTTTAGAGTTCCAGCACAAAAGATTTCTCCCGGAGGAAGTACATCCTGCTGGAGATTCTGTGGTGAGAGCAAGGCAACgcattttcatgtgttttgggACTGCCCGGTCATTTCAAAATATTGGgaagaaattaaattgaatatggAGAAAATCATGAAAATAGTGATCCCATCAGGGTTTGAGACATTATGTCTGGGGCTAAGACCAGACACTGTGAATGGACCCgaaaacaaatatatgtataatattttattattagcgAGTAAAAAAGCAATCACAAGGAAATGGTTGGCAAAAGACTCTCCTACAGTCGATGATTGGATCAATGTTGTTAAGGATATTTTCATAATGGAGAAGCTAACATTCATTCTTAAGCTTGAACAAGATAAATTTGAAAGTTATTGGGAAAGTTGGACAAACTATCTAACAACTTAGATGCAAGATACTGGTTAAAGTGATAAACCCCCTCTCAAGTTCTTGACTCCACTCACCtggttcagttttttttttttttttttttttttttggtttctgtttcAATAACTATACTAGTATTAGTCAGGGCTATACATGTATGTAGCAAactgtctttatttaatttactagtATTATCATTTGAGTTGATGTTGCTCTTGTCATCAATGTTATCACCCCATGATAAGGTTCtgtttgcagaagaaaacatggatgaaGGAAGGTTTACATGGGGCAGATAAACTCACTATTATTAAGGCTGTTAGCTTCAAGTTGACTATCAATTTAGGTATAAGTATGTCTTTGTatgagtattgtgatagagtttaaatgcttttgcaaggatgtgattttgattttatttatattatgttgtttatttttgttacgGCTGCCTGccgtttctttatttattgtattgtttcccTGCATCATtctgcatttatgtaaattcaGCTGTGAGGTTGCCTGGAGGAGATTGGATCTTCTGGAGCTGAGAGACCTCCTACTTCCTGGTTGCCCCTACTCGTCTGTGATTGGTGTGGCAGAGATTCCTGcgaggcagccaatcagaggacatCAATCAGCAGGCTGCACCTTATAAAAGGATCGTGTGTCCACAGTTCATGGCGGCTGTGAGACAGTGAACAGTCTGCCTTTGCTATTGGTTATATCAATTTGTGTAAATTAAGAGtattgtgttagtgtgtgtggtgCAGTATTGTTCGACTGTTTGAGGGGTTTCAAACCTTGTGTTATCTTAGGACACTTTGTTAATTCTGTAGTTTACAACTTTGTTTGTTAATGAATACCAAGACTTTGGACACCCTTTGTTAAAATcctagtttgttttgtttcttagtTTTGTGTAAGCTTATGGTTGCTGACCTCCTTTTGTTCTAAAGTGTTTTGTGTAAACCAAGAGTTTGGTAATTTATGTTAgttgtatattgtattgcatATTGTCAGCTCCATACAGCCTCTTTTTGTTAGCTTTTGTTGTAAAAGCATCCTCTTACTGGTTAATAAAACCCTGATTTAACCAGAACCTCCCAGTGTTACGTTCCACCTTCATTTCTATACCCTTTTCACATGTTACTGCTCTCAAAATCGAGCCGGGTCGTAACATaaatgggggctcgtccgggatagaaatgtaaatgtaaattgacACTGGAGTCAGGTTTGTCAGTGTTTTGTTGGTAAGAGTTTGCTGAGCTCCTTTAACTACTAGGTAGGTGAGTTCATTAGTGGATTCAGCTGTCTACTAGAGTGAGTGCTGCTGCCTCCTGAGCACCATGGCAGAAAAGTTTAATTTGGATAACTTTGTAGTGCATCCTACTATTGAACAGGTACATAGTTGTAGGAAGGATGATTTAGTAAAGATAGCTTGTCACTTCATGATTCCCATTGTCAGGTCCATGCTTAAAAGAGAAATTAAAGAACAAGTGATTAGTGGATTGGTGGAACAGGGTGTGATTACTCTGACTGAGCAGTTGCAGTCTGTGTCTCTTCCCAGTTCCTCAGCAGAAGCTGAGAGTGGTCCAGGTACTGAGACACCCTCAGACTCTGGGAAAGTCTACCAGGCAGGTGAGCGAGCAAAGACCCCGTTTACTCTGCCTAAGTATGATCCTTCCCCACAGAGCAGTACTGGCCATACCGAGGCTCGGCTTAAAGTTCGTCTTGCTCGGTTACAACTGGAAGCTCAGCAGCGGGAAACTCAGTCCAAGCTCCAGCTCCAGTTGGAAATAAGAAGAGCTGAACTGCAGGAGGAAACTGAGAGGGCAGTGAGACTGAGGCAACTTGAGCTTGAGGCTTCTGCCATGGGGCGAAGTGCTCCTAGAGGTTCAGGTATGTCACCACCTTCCGCCACTTCCACTAGTTCACCTCAGATGGCATTTGACATTAGTAAGCATGTGGCTTTAGTTCCTGTATTTCGGGATAATGAAGTTGACTcctattttaatgtatttgagAGGATAGCGGCTGCTTTACAATGGCCACCTGAAGTATGGACGCTTCTGCTTCAGTTTAAAATGCATGGCAAAGCTCAGGATGCTATGGCTGCACTCCCTGTTGAAGATAGCTTAGACTATGAAACTGTTAAAACGGCTATCCTAAGAGCATATGAACTTGTGCCTGAAGCGTACAGACAAAAGTTTCGAGGTCACAAGAAAACTTCTGCTCAGACCTATGTTGAGTTTGCCCGTGAGAAGGGAACACTTTTTGATAAATGGTGTACAACATGTTAAGCATGTGATTTCAATGCTTTGAGAGAGCTGATCCTGCTAGAGGACTTCAAGAAGTGTTTGTCTGAAAGAATTGTTGTGTATCTGAATGAGCAGAAAGTGAGTACactttcttctgctgctgttctGGCAGATGAGTATGTGTTAACCcataaatctgttttttctCCAGTCTCTGCTGTTTCACGACACTCCTCTCCTCCCAGACCCTCAAATCCCCGTGGGCCGAAAGAGGACAGGGAATGTTTTTACTGTCATCAGGTTGGCCATGTCATTGCAAATTGCTTGACACTAAAACGCAGAGAGCAGTCCTCACGCCATTCTCAAGCAAAAGGGGTAGGACTGATTAAAGCAGATCGTAGAGTTAACACTGACTCATCTGATCAGAAGATTGATGACTGTTTTAAGCCATTTGTGTTCGATGCTTTTGTGTCACTGACTGGTGAGTCAGCTGATAGACGTCCCATACGTGCTTTGAGGGATACTGCATGCTCTCAATCTGTTGTTCTGGCTTCAGCTCTGCCTTTCTCTGATAACTCTGCTTGTCACTACAGTTCAGTTCTGAGAGGAGTTGAAATGGGTTATGTGCCACGACCAGTGCACCGCGTCCATATCCAGTCCTCTCTTGTTACTGGGTTCTTTCCAGTAGCGGTTTGTACTGAACTGCCGATCCCTGGTATCGTGCTCCTGATGGGGAACGATATCGCTGGTGGTAAGGTAACGCCCACATTAGAAGTCCTAGATCACCCCCAGTGTGATGGGATCCACACCTCAGATCAGACACCCCCCAATGTATTTCCAGCCTGCGCTGTAACTCGCGCTCGCTCTCGTGAAATTGGCCCAGATGATCCTGAAGTTTCCTTGTCTgacagtttatttctgtcagttttttcagatgacaaagaggagaaagagtCTGAGAGCTTCTTGCCTGTTCAGGCTGAGTCTGCTGAGCAAACGCCCCCGACTGGCTCAGAACTGCCGTTATCTGGAGGTGCGGCATTTCCAGCCAACCGAGTGCGCTTGAGCCAGATGCAGAAAGCAGACCCAACACTGCAAGAGTGTTTCGCCAAGGTGGTGAGTAATGACAAAGCAAGGGATGAAAAAGTAGCATATATTATGGATGGTGAGATACTGTTACGTAAATGGTCTTCCTTCGTAACTGGTGATTCTGATTGTGATTCTGTTTATCAGATAGTTGTTCCGGCAGGATGCCGTCAGCATGTGATGTCAGTGGCTCATGAGAGTAAGTGGGCTGGGCATTTGGGCATAACCAAAACATACCAAGCCATCCTCCGACATTTCTATTGGCCAGGTCTAAAGTCCGACGTTTCTAAACATTGCTGTGCCTGCCATGTTTGTCAGATTGTCGGGAAGCCAAACCAGACTGTCCCTCCTGCGCCATTACACCCTATTCCTGTGATGGCAGAGCCATTTGAACGAGTGATTATTGACTGTGTTGGCCCTCTACCTCGAACTAAAAGTGGAAATCAGTATTTGTTAACTATAATGTGCGCTGCCACTCGTTACCCAGAGGCTATTCCACTCCGTTCGATAACTGCTAGTGCCGTAGTGAAAGCTTTACTAAAGTTTTTCTCTACTTTTGGATTACCGCGGGTGATTCAGACAGACCAGGGCTCTAATTTTAAGTCTGGTCTATTCAAACAAGTACTCAAGAGTTTGAGTGTGCAGCACATTGATGCCAACGCTCTAAAGCTCCCTGCGACTGGGGTTGATATGCGGAAGACACAGACGTTAAAGTCTATGCTCAGGAAGTACTGTATTGAGACGGAGAAACAGTGGGACGAGGGAGTTCCTTTTGTATTGTTTGCTGCTCGTGATGCCGTGCAGGAATCGATTGGCTTTAGTTCTGCACAGCTTGTTTTCGGTCACACACCCCGTCGGACGCTTAAGTCACGCTCCCGTCTTCGCGGCTCCTAACTTTTCCACTCCCTTTAAGCTTGAAGTGGGTGCTGGTGCGGTCCTGTTACAGCAAGGGGAGGATGGTGTTGATCATCCAGTAGCTTACTTCTCTCGTAAGTTCAACCGACATCAGGTAAATTATTCTACCATTGAGAAAGAAACCCTTGCTCTGTTGTTAGCACTACAGCACTTTGAAGTCTATGTTGGGTCTACTTCTCTACCTGTTGTTGTATTTACCGATCATAATCCTCTTGTTTTTCTGTCCCGCATGTTTAACCACAATCAGCGACTCATGCGGTGGGCACTGTTGGTCCAGGACTACCACCTTGACATCAGGCATAAAAAAGGGACTGAAAATGTCTTGGCTGATGTATTGTCTCGGCTGTAGAGCTTATGTATTGTGTATCCTTAATGTCAAAGCCGTAAGGGCTTGTAATTTAAGGGGGGGGAGTGTTACGGCTGCCTGccgtttctttatttattgtattgtttcccTGCATCATtctgcatttatgtaaattcaGCTGTGAGGTTGCCTGGAGGAGATTGGATCTTCTGGAGCTGAGAGACCTCCTACTTCCTGGTTGCCCCTACTCGTCTGTGATTGGTGTGGCAGAGATTCCTGcgaggcagccaatcagaggacatCAATCAGCAGGCTGCACCTTATAAAAGGATCGTGTGTCCACAGTTCATGGCGGCTGTGAGACAGTGAACAGTCTGCCTTTGCTATTGGTTATATCAATTTGTGTAAATTAAGAGtattgtgttagtgtgtgtggtgCAGTATTGTTCGACTGTTTGAGGGGTTTCAAACCTTGTGTTATCTTAGGACACTTTGTTAATTCTGTAGTTTACAACTTTGTTTGTTAATGAATACCAAGACTTTGGACACCCTTTGTTAAAATcctagtttgttttgtttcttagtTTTGTGTAAGCTTATGGTTGCTGACCTCCTTTTGTTCTAAAGTGTTTTGTGTAAACCAAGAGTTTGGTAATTTATGTTAgttgtatattgtattgcatATTGTCAGCTCCATACAGCCTCTTTTTGTTAGCTTTTGTTGTAAAAGCA
This region includes:
- the LOC131982579 gene encoding uncharacterized protein LOC131982579 isoform X2, translating into MGYVPRPVHRVHIQSSLVTGFFPVAVCTELPIPGIVLLMGNDIAGGKFFQMTKRRKSLRASCLFRLSLLSKRPRLAQNCRYLERLMRWALLVQDYHLDIRHKKGTENVLADVLSRL
- the LOC131982579 gene encoding uncharacterized protein LOC131982579 isoform X1, whose product is MGYVPRPVHRVHIQSSLVTGFFPVAVCTELPIPGIVLLMGNDIAGGKVTPTLEVLDHPQCDGIHTSDQTPPNVFPACAVTRARSREIGPDDPEVSLSDSLFLSVFSDDKEEKESESFLPVQAESAEQTPPTGSELPLSGATHAVGTVGPGLPP